The DNA window TTAAGATATAGGATATCTGTCTTTTTAGCCCCCTTTGTGGCTTTTTTACTAAGGCTAATTCATAAAACCATAAGGTGGGACAGGAGAATAGACTACGAGCTTTACAGAGGCAAAATAATAGCTCTTCTTCATGGAAACGCTCTTGGTGTTGCCATGCTTGGCATAGATAGAGGCATTTACGCCTTGGTGAGTAGGTTTAGAGATGGGGACATTGCGGAGAAGTTTCTCCTTAGTCTTGGCTATAGGGTGGTAAGAGGTTCAAGCGAAGAGGGAAAGCCACAAAAGGGTGGAAGTGTAGGACTTCTTAGATTGATAAAGGTCCTCAAGGAGGGAAACACAGTTGCCATAACGGTGGACGGACCAAAGGGTCCCTATGGAAAGGTAAAGGCGGGTGTAATCTTATTGGCACAGAAAACAGGAGTGCCAATAATCCCAGTATATGTGGACTTTGAATGGTATATAAGGCTAAAAACTTGGGATAGGCTAATTATCCCCATCCCCTTCTCAAGGGCAAAGGTTAGGATTGGAAATCCTCTATGGGTTCTGCCAGAGGATAGCATAGAGGCTAAGAGGGAGGAGTTGGAAAAGGTCCTTTCCTCTCTTTCTTTGGGAAGATTTTCTGAGAGAGCTTTGGAGCTAAAAGAAAGCTAAAGCTACCTATCAATGCGGTAGAAAGCACCAAAGCAAAGGCAAGGGATTGGGCTGGCGCGTAAAAGCTGGCAAAAATTACAGAAAACTCTCCACGCTGGATAAAGGAAAGAGAATTACTTTTTCCTATACCCGGGAGGTCTGTCTCTCTTAATTCCATGTGTTCTATTTTACCGTTCCTTTATTAACTTGAGGATGTCCCTTCTTTCCGCTAAGACTATAGACTTTATACCTTCGTCTCTTTGATAAACCTCTGAAAACTCCCTCTGTATAAATTCTATTAGCTTCTGCACCTGCATCTCAAGCTCTTCTATCTGTTCCTTCATTCTAAGTATTATATCAATGCCTGCAAGGTTTACACCCAAGTCTCTACTCAAAGTTAGGATAAGCTCAATTCTTTGTATATCTTCTTCTGTGTAATACCTTGTCCTGCCCTTGCTTCTTGTAGGCTTTATTAACCCTTCCTTTTCATAGAGTCTTAGAGTCTGTGGATGTACGTTAAACATGCTTGCCACTACGCCTATAGTGTATAGTCTTGTCTTTTCCTTCTTCATGTTTGTCTCTCCCGAATACGTTTTGGTTCTGGTAAGAGGTTGTTAAGCTCTTCAAGGAGTTGTTTTATTCTCCTACCATCGCCAAAAAGCTTGTCCATAAAGCCCAGTTTAGGCACATCTATATGGACTCTTACAAATAGGTCTCCTTTTCCTTCCGACATTAGCTTTGGCATACCATAACCTTCTATTCTAATAGTGTCTCCTTCCTTCACTCCAGCAGGGATTTTTACCTTTACAGTTGTTCCTTCAAGCGTGGGAATTTCAAGCTCCGTTCCAAGAACCGCTTCGGTAAGCTTTAGGTTTACATCCACATATAGGTTATTGCCCCTCCTTTCAAAGATAGGATGAGGCTTTACTTTTATGGTTATAATGAGGTCTCCCGGAGGTCCTCCAAACATACCCGCATTACCCTTTCCTTCCGCAAGCACCTTACTGCCTGTATCTACACCCGCAGGTATCTTCACCTTTACCTCTTCTCTCCGAGACACCTTGCCTCTACCCTTACATACAGGACAAGGCTCTCTTATAACACCTTCTCCTCCGCATGTGGGACAGGTTTGTGCTATGGTCATGAAAAACTGTCTTTGAACCACTTCGCCCC is part of the Aquificaceae bacterium genome and encodes:
- a CDS encoding lysophospholipid acyltransferase family protein, with product MKRLRYRISVFLAPFVAFLLRLIHKTIRWDRRIDYELYRGKIIALLHGNALGVAMLGIDRGIYALVSRFRDGDIAEKFLLSLGYRVVRGSSEEGKPQKGGSVGLLRLIKVLKEGNTVAITVDGPKGPYGKVKAGVILLAQKTGVPIIPVYVDFEWYIRLKTWDRLIIPIPFSRAKVRIGNPLWVLPEDSIEAKREELEKVLSSLSLGRFSERALELKES
- a CDS encoding helix-turn-helix transcriptional regulator, with the translated sequence MKKEKTRLYTIGVVASMFNVHPQTLRLYEKEGLIKPTRSKGRTRYYTEEDIQRIELILTLSRDLGVNLAGIDIILRMKEQIEELEMQVQKLIEFIQREFSEVYQRDEGIKSIVLAERRDILKLIKER
- the dnaJ gene encoding molecular chaperone DnaJ, giving the protein MAQSAKRDYYEILGVPRNATQEEIKKAYRRLARKYHPDFNKDPEAQEKFKEINEAYQVLSDPEKRRLYDQYGHSAFSAQPGGEAYQEVVFQNVGDLFEEILRGFGFEDIFERATRRRRRESRRPVKGEDIYYTVELSLEEAYKGTVVSIPIVREVVCDACGGLGYDKSKGERVCPTCGGRGEVVQRQFFMTIAQTCPTCGGEGVIREPCPVCKGRGKVSRREEVKVKIPAGVDTGSKVLAEGKGNAGMFGGPPGDLIITIKVKPHPIFERRGNNLYVDVNLKLTEAVLGTELEIPTLEGTTVKVKIPAGVKEGDTIRIEGYGMPKLMSEGKGDLFVRVHIDVPKLGFMDKLFGDGRRIKQLLEELNNLLPEPKRIRERQT